GAGCCTGCTGCCCGGTGGTCTTGGTTTCTTCCTGACCCAGCCGGGTAATCATAGCTATAGTCGGAAGTCCAAGGTATTTCTTAATGTCGTCTTCTGTCTTCAGCGTATCATCGAGATACTCCAGCAGGAAGGCAATCCCCAGACCAATCATCAGGGATACGATAAAAGCAATCGCGAGGTTCATCACCACATTCGGCTCTACCGGTCCGGGTGTAACTGGCGGATTAAGCTTGGCTTCGTTGAGGATGGACACATTCTGTACGTTGAACAAGGACGGAATCTCCTGCTTAAATACAAGGGATATGGCATTCACGATCTCTGCGGCTCTCTGGTATGAATTATCTCGAACGACAAGTGTCATCACCTGCGTATTATTTACAGAACTCACGTTAACCTTCTTCAGCATTTCCTCTGCCGTAATCCCGAATTGCGGGTAGTTCTGGGCTACAACATCGAGGATTGCGGGAGTCTTGATAATTTCCTTGTACGTATTGATCAGCTGAATGTTGGTATTGATCTGATTCAGATCCAGCTGTGCTGCCGTAGCTTGGGTAGGCGTCTGATTAACAATGATCTTCGTTGAAGCTTCATAGACCGGATTCTTGATATATAAGCTGTAGATCCCGGCAAGAACACAGGCCACGATAACAATGCTGATAATCATCCACAGTCTCTTCCTGACAATCTGGAAATAATCGCGCAAATCCAATTCTTGTGCTGACAAGTGCATTTCCCTCCAAGCTGTAAATTCTTATATTCTCCAAAAAAGTGCCTCCTCTCTAAACGACGAGAGGAGGCTCTCCACAATACTATTTACTTACTTGAAGTTGATGGTGCGGTAGATAATCACTGCAGCTTCAGCACGTGTAGCTGTGTTGTTAGGATTGAACTTGCCGGCGTTGCCGATAACCAGGTTATTGCTGGCAGCGAAGGCTACTCCGTCTTTCAGGGAAGCAGCGATCTTGCCTGCATCGGAGAACTTGCTCAGGGAGCTGACACTAGTTGCAGCATCTGGCTTCTGCGACTTCACGGCACGGGCAATCATCGTTGCCATTTCCGCACGGGTAATCGTTGCACTAGGATCGAACTGGGCTGCACTGCGTCCAGTAATGATGCCCTTCTCAGCAGCAACAGCTACATAAGGAGCATACCAGGCAGTGGAGCTTACATCACCGAAGCTCTGCTTCGCGGAGTTGTTCTCCAGGTTCAGTGCACGGATCAGCATCTTGGCGAATTCTGCACGGGTCACATTGTTCTTCGGAGCAAAGTTGCCGTTGCCTACGCCTTCAATAGCACCCTTGGCTGCTACGACTGAGATCTGTCTTCCAGCCCAGGCCTGAACACTTGCAACATCCTTGAAGCTGACTTTGTTCTCCAGTACAGCATAGGAAGAGAAGCCGTCACGCGGTTCAGTGATGTGATCACCATCTACAACACCACCCTGATATTGCAGTTCTTTGTAGACTACCTTCGCAACGGACAACAGTTCACGGTCAAGGCCTTCTGTATTCTTAAGCGGCAGCTTGATAATGATTGGCTGCTTGAAGGTTGATGTAACCACACCGCCTACAGTCAGTTCGAAGTCATATACGCTGGATGCCAGCTTCATGCTGGACAGGGATGTTACGGTTGTATCTGCTACAGTGGAAGTAGTCAGTGTAATAGCTTCACTGAACTGTCCTACTGGAATCGTTACAGTCAAGCCGTTGAAAGTAATTGCAATGTTGGCAATGCCTTTCGCCTTGGCTGCTTCGATGATTGCTTTGGACAATGGCACTTCTACTGTTGCCGCGTTCACTGTACCCAGGTTCAGGGTAAGCGTAAGACCTGTCTTACCGGCATTAGCTGCAACCAGTGCATCAAAGGCTTTCAGTACATCAGCATCTACGAGCTTCAGGGTTGCTTTGTTGCCTACAATCGTTACCAGCTTGGATACATCGTATACACCTGGTGTAGCTGTAGGGTTCGTAACTGGAGTTGTTACTGTGCCGCCACCGCCACCGCCGCCAGTGCCAGTTCCAGGAGGATTAGGCTCAGTAATTACAGGCTCGTTAATGTAAGCTCTCACATAAGCTAAAGCAAGAGCCTTCACTGCTGGCGCGGCTGTTGGGATTGTATCCTTCAGGTTCTTAAGACTGAGCTTAATATCTCCTGGAGTAATGTTAAGGTTGTAGACTACCTGGCTTACGGTAAGGCCACCCTCAATTGTGTTGTGATTCAGAACCTTGGTAATGGCTTCATTCAGCAATGTATTCAGAGCATCATCAGTGCTAGAAGCATTAAGAACCAGGTTCATCAAGTCAGTTTTGGACTTATTGCTGATCATTGCGCGAAGTTCAGCTTCAACGCCTTTGTCGCCGAACAGGAATTCATTGAAATCGTCAGCCGTAAGATTCTTTACGCCAGCCTTAACTGCAATTCTCTTCAGCAGGTCCACATTCTTCTCATCATAGCGGATCGCCTTAATCGCAGTGTAATCCTTGTCATATACATCGTAGACTACACTGGATACGCTCGTGAATGCTTTATGAGCAGTTGCAAGATCATCAGCTTCTAAGGCAAGCTTGTCCAGCACTGGCTTGAAGATCTGTTCGAAAGTAGTAGCGCTGATATTGCCTGCTTCCTTCTCATAAGCAAGAAGTGCTTGTCTCTCAGTCTCTGTAAGCTGAGCATAAATCTTCTCAACCTTCGCCTTCACATCTGCCTGCGATACTGCTGCTGCGGAAGCTGTACTCACTCCAAAATGTTCAGCCAGCCCCTTGCTGCTGAACGGGAATCCGGCAACGGATGCCGCTGCCATGCTTACTGCTAGTGTAGATACTGCCAATTTTTTCTTCAAAGTCACTTGTCATCCACCTCTGTGTATGTATTTGTATTAATAATAGTGCAAGAATCCAGTAATACCCATTCTACCATTAATGACACAGAAGGTCACCCCTTACGAGAAAGAAATCCGAACAATCTATGACGTTTGCTGGTAGATTGAATAGGATTAGCTCGATTAATCTCCTTATTTGTAAGGAGATCGCGCGAATTTTGTAGAAAAAAGTCGAATGACTCTTCTCCCAATTCCCGCCGCACCACCCTATAAGCTTCGCTTAATCCAAAGGGACGGTGTACAGAATCATGCGCATCCGATGCAATAATATGCACGGCATGCTGCCGGCATAATTCGAGCGACAGCTTCTGCAGCTTACTCCCGAAGACGCCGGCCATACTCTGTGCAGTAACCTGTCCCAGAGCACCAATCTCTGTTAACCGCAGCAGCTTGGACGGATCGTCAGCAATCTCCGCGTTACGCTCCGGGTGGGCGATAACCGGCACCATTCCCTGAATGACCAGCTCATGACAGGTCTCTTCCATCGTGCGGGGCACCCGTGAAGAGGGCATCTCCAGCAAAATATACCGGGAACCGGCAAGTGTCAGCAGTTGTCCCCGCTCCAGATCATCGAGCAGCTCTCCGTAGATCCGGATCTCCTGCCCCGGCAGCACGACCAGCGGATTGCCTGCCTCCTGCAGCTTCGCATTCAGCACCCGCACCGCCGCTTGAATCTCCTGAGC
This genomic interval from Paenibacillus sp. FSL H8-0332 contains the following:
- a CDS encoding S-layer homology domain-containing protein, encoding MTLKKKLAVSTLAVSMAAASVAGFPFSSKGLAEHFGVSTASAAAVSQADVKAKVEKIYAQLTETERQALLAYEKEAGNISATTFEQIFKPVLDKLALEADDLATAHKAFTSVSSVVYDVYDKDYTAIKAIRYDEKNVDLLKRIAVKAGVKNLTADDFNEFLFGDKGVEAELRAMISNKSKTDLMNLVLNASSTDDALNTLLNEAITKVLNHNTIEGGLTVSQVVYNLNITPGDIKLSLKNLKDTIPTAAPAVKALALAYVRAYINEPVITEPNPPGTGTGGGGGGGTVTTPVTNPTATPGVYDVSKLVTIVGNKATLKLVDADVLKAFDALVAANAGKTGLTLTLNLGTVNAATVEVPLSKAIIEAAKAKGIANIAITFNGLTVTIPVGQFSEAITLTTSTVADTTVTSLSSMKLASSVYDFELTVGGVVTSTFKQPIIIKLPLKNTEGLDRELLSVAKVVYKELQYQGGVVDGDHITEPRDGFSSYAVLENKVSFKDVASVQAWAGRQISVVAAKGAIEGVGNGNFAPKNNVTRAEFAKMLIRALNLENNSAKQSFGDVSSTAWYAPYVAVAAEKGIITGRSAAQFDPSATITRAEMATMIARAVKSQKPDAATSVSSLSKFSDAGKIAASLKDGVAFAASNNLVIGNAGKFNPNNTATRAEAAVIIYRTINFK
- a CDS encoding CpsB/CapC family capsule biosynthesis tyrosine phosphatase, whose translation is MIDIHSHILPFMDDGAADYDAALAMALDAHNDGITTVIATPHHANGVYMNPAQEIQAAVRVLNAKLQEAGNPLVVLPGQEIRIYGELLDDLERGQLLTLAGSRYILLEMPSSRVPRTMEETCHELVIQGMVPVIAHPERNAEIADDPSKLLRLTEIGALGQVTAQSMAGVFGSKLQKLSLELCRQHAVHIIASDAHDSVHRPFGLSEAYRVVRRELGEESFDFFLQNSRDLLTNKEINRANPIQSTSKRHRLFGFLSRKG
- a CDS encoding Wzz/FepE/Etk N-terminal domain-containing protein, which translates into the protein MSAQELDLRDYFQIVRKRLWMIISIVIVACVLAGIYSLYIKNPVYEASTKIIVNQTPTQATAAQLDLNQINTNIQLINTYKEIIKTPAILDVVAQNYPQFGITAEEMLKKVNVSSVNNTQVMTLVVRDNSYQRAAEIVNAISLVFKQEIPSLFNVQNVSILNEAKLNPPVTPGPVEPNVVMNLAIAFIVSLMIGLGIAFLLEYLDDTLKTEDDIKKYLGLPTIAMITRLGQEETKTTGQQAQAQSRKAGELEHVTAAK